Proteins encoded in a region of the Tribolium castaneum strain GA2 chromosome 7, icTriCast1.1, whole genome shotgun sequence genome:
- the LOC659754 gene encoding beta-1,4-glucuronyltransferase 1, which produces MFVSHKLFPIFIVSFTLLLIFLIVTSGDDHVENFSEILDKVKKITQCFDKPIETQIVQNGQFWVLNNYIKASERFKCHESVTITTQGDFTFLENLPILVERWKGPISVALYAPGTDFKHTIDSIRYLRRCNSPLIAKFVTFHIFFDLEHVPKKIFQLEEGFDCDRKNPPYPTKTTYKTSQNLLYPINVARNIARKMSQTHFILPLDIELFPNPDFIPKFLSMIARNQPPLDRPNPRVFPLPVFEIESGQKLPDNKTQLRELLSKNLAIPFHEKICPTCHNIPEFASWMKTRETPNLSVFHVGKRNGRFFHWEPIFVGTNTDPWYDERLSWEGKKDKMTQGYVLCVQDYDFMILDNAFLVHKPGIKTRNRDSERRKKIVKKSKEIIEGRILPQLGYLFGTRDGCNI; this is translated from the exons ATGTTTGTGAGCCACAAActtttcccaatttttattgtttccttCACGttacttttgatttttttaattgtgactAGTGGTGACGATCACGTTGAGAATTTTTCGGAGATTTTggacaaagttaaaaaaatcacccagTGTTTTGACAAACCCATTGAGACCCAAATTGTGCAAAACGGCCAATTTTGGGTCTTGAACAACTACATAAAGGCCTCAGAACGATTCAAATGCCATGAAAGTGTCACAATAACAACACAAGGCGACTTTACGTTCCTTGAAAACTTGCCCATTTTGGTGGAGAGATGGAAGGGACCCATCAGTGTGGCCCTCTACGCCCCTGGAACCGATTTTAAACACACCATCGACTCCATTCGCTATCTACGCCGCTGTAACAGCCCTCTTATTGCGAAATTCGTCacgtttcatatttttttcgacTTGGAACATGTTCCAAAAAAG attttccAGCTAGAAGAAGGCTTCGATTGTGACAGAAAAAATCCCCCATATCCCACCAAAACCACTTACAAAACCTCCCAAAACTTGCTCTATCCCATCAACGTGGCCCGGAACATAGCCCGAAAAATGTCCCAAACCCACTTCATCCTCCCCTTGGACATCGAGCTGTTCCCGAATCCCGACTTTATCCCGAAATTCCTGTCAATGATCGCGCGCAATCAACCGCCCCTCGACCGTCCCAACCCCCGAGTCTTCCCGTTACCAGTTTTCGAAATCGAATCCGGGCAAAAACTTCCCGATAATAAAACACAACTCCGGGAACTcctttcgaaaaatttggcaattcctttccatgaaaaaatttgccCGACGTGTCATAACATTCCGGAATTCGCCAGCTGGATGAAAACTCGTGAAACACCAAATCTGAGCGTTTTCCATGTTGGTAAAAGAAATGGGCGGTTTTTCCACTGGGAGCCCATTTTTGTTGGTACTAACACTGATCCATGGTACGACGAGAGATTGTCATGGGAGGGGAAAAAGGATAAGATGACACAAGGGTACGTTTTGTGCGTCCAGGATTATGATTTTATGATTCTGGATAATGCGTTCTTGGTCCATAAACCAGGGATTAAGACCAGGAATCGGGATTCCGAAAGGAGgaagaaaattgttaaaaaaagcaaagaaaTTATTGAAGGACGGATTTTACCACAGTTGGGATATCTATTTGGGACCAGAGATGGAtgcaatatttaa
- the Sec8 gene encoding exocyst complex component 4: MELSPPVKPPRGVKPVKETSGLLMSVIRTLSSSETNEQRDKEKSKLETEYKNCDRKLDELVSKHESDLAKVMQQFAAISQIVSDNRLKIAKVKEHLQDCKRKLRCRRDELRNLWLEGLEYKYMLQLLDEIEKMSQVPDRLSNFMSHKQYLHATELLVEAVTLGKNTLEGVESLKELSRELEQKKEQLHLQLFAELKEHLFTRPAQRVLALRRQESGRDNFLINSPLQRSTELRLSRNRMAVRRNIFESAQKLDNFNVVEDLTTANPEENSYHFIVILIKCLALLDKLPFAVSRIKEEMQVFLLGIIQRSTQHIKDFAGLQTETDYKQALKELVQTLFEQFKEVAEAQLVFLRNVEEAAKVHNTQVSTYSIQFYWTQVQSVLEIFLNEYLDVENTSTESHVSNKSDANDLSSYFGRRKQPIKKKSLFKFDSSSSALTLSSTLKSTKKDKILVCRPHSNNILIVFIPFMCFIEEVEQVLGQNGPCQLHRFITQYVSEVYLKRKSDEIIEQIETAVRAADAWKATVLLDCTADYKPLLVSTASVERCIREWKAVLQALPIYSERIAVYSCKALKEYKDTCFAAYSGIVQPHSEDRRICSAAWLKDEDISRFLKSLPNWVNLKAQQEYHARSERIRRALRREQRSEEESPEDVRKRNRREAEILASNLGEGGVSASEILSDMALLKELAQLQESMEWFSVRMFQYTSEFRHEPAGLSPSKPDSEMEGIAPVSGAVLQQLTSLAQEFDELANTCLLLLHLEVRVQCFHYLLAQTHLNRETHEPDPKVLELSRVLANVDEAVTSSLHPRKCKYIFEGLGHLIAKILISSAQYLQTIDEAGIQRMCRNIFALQQTLTNITMTRELALDHARHYFELFFLTPEEILNGIVEKGPEFSELEYMNAFQLLNRSQADREHGSVTVHLERLSDILGEVGMTV; the protein is encoded by the exons ATGGAGTTATCGCCCCCTGTGAAGCCCCCTCGGGGCGTGAAACCGGTCAAAGAAACG AGCGGTCTTCTGATGTCCGTTATCCGCACCCTGTCATCAAGCGAGACCAACGAGCAGCGGGACAAGGAGAAATCAAAGCTCGAAACGGAGTACAAAAACTGTGATAGGAAACTGGACGAATTGGTGTCAAAACATGAGTCGGATTTGGCcaaa GTTATGCAACAGTTTGCGGCAATCTCGCAAATCGTGAGCGACAATCGTCTGAAAATCGCCAAAGTGAAGGAGCATTTGCAGGATTGTAAGAGGAAGTTGAGGTGTCGCAGGGACGAGTTGCGGAATTTGTGGCTCGAGGGGCTCGAGTATAAGTACATGCTTCAGCTGCTCGACGAAAT TGAGAAAATGAGTCAAGTGCCTGACCGTTTGTCGAACTTTATGTCGCACAAACAGTACTTGCATGCGACTGAGCTCCTTGTCGAAGCGGTCACTTTGGGGAAAAACACTCTCGAAGGTGTTGAAAGTCTCAAAGAGCTCAGTCGCGAGTTGGAACAAAAGAAGGAACAACTCCACTTGCAACTTTTCGCCGAGTTGAAAGAGCACTTGTTTACACGGCCTGCTCAGCGAGTTCTGGCTTTAAGGCGGCAGGAGTCAGGCCGTGATAATTTCCTCATAAATTCGCCTTTGCAACGCAGCACTGAGTTGCGATTGTCGCGGAATCGGATGGCCGTCAGGAGAAATATCTTCGAAAGTGCTCAAAA ACTCGACAATTTCAACGTTGTTGAAGACCTAACAACTGCGAACCCTGAGGAGAATTCTTATCATTTCATTGTTATCCTAATCAAATGTCTGGCTTTGCTTGATAAGCTGCCGTTCGCTGTGAGCCGGATTAAGGAGGAGATGCAAGTTTTTTTACTGGGGATTATTCAGCGCTCCACGCAACATATTAAGGACTTTGCCGGCTTGCAGACTGAAACGGACTACAAGCAGGCCTTGAAGGAGCTCGTGCAAACTTTGTTCGAACAATTCAAGGAAGTGGCAGAGGCGCAGTTGGTGTTTTTGCGCAACGTTGAAGAAGCCGCTAAAGTACACAACACTCAAGTCAGCACCTACAGCATCCAGTTTTACTGGACGCAAGTGCAAAGTGTT CTCGAAATTTTCCTAAACGAGTATTTGGACGTTGAAAACACCTCGACCGAATCACACGTGAGCAACAAGTCGGACGCTAATGATTTGTCGTCGTACTTCGGGCGCCGGAAGCAACCAAT CAAGAAAAAATCCTTGTTTAAGTTTGATAGTTCGTCCAGTGCCCTTACACTTAGTAGTACTTTAAAGTCGACCAAAAAGGATAAAATTCTCGTTTGTAGACCGCATTCTAATAATATTTTGATCGTTTTCATCCCTTTTATGTGCTTTATTGAAGAAGTTGAGCAAGTTTTGGGCCAGAACGG GCCGTGTCAGCTGCATCGTTTTATCACCCAATACGTGTCTGAAGTTTATTTGAAGCGGAAATCGGATGAAATAATTGAACAGATCGAAACTGCAGTCCGTGCTGCTGATGCATGGAAGGCTACAGTTCTTCTAGATTGCACGGCCGATTATAAGCCACTTTTAGTG AGTACGGCCAGTGTTGAACGTTGTATACGTGAGTGGAAGGCAGTTTTGCAAGCCTTACCGATTTATAGCGAACGAATAGCTGTATATTCGTGTAAAGCCTTGAAGGAGTACAAAGATACGTGTTTTGCCGCCTATTCTGGAATTGTTCAGCCACATTCTGAGGATAGGAGGATTTGCAGCGCCGCCTGGTTGAAGGACGAGGACATTAGTCGGTTTCTGAA GTCTTTGCCCAACTGGGTGAACCTGAAGGCCCAGCAGGAGTACCACGCCCGCAGCGAGCGCATCCGGCGCGCCCTCCGGCGGGAGCAGCGCTCGGAAGAGGAGAGTCCCGAAGACGTGCGCAAGCGCAATCGCCGCGAGGCCGAAATTCTCGCCAGCAATTTGGGCGAAGGCGGCGTCAGTGCGTCGGAAATCCTGTCGGACATGGCCCTCCTCAAGGAATTGGCCCAATTACAGGAGAGTATGGAGTGGTTCTCGGTTAGAATGTTCCAATACACGAGCGAATTCCGGCACGAGCCGGCCGGCTTATCACCGTCTAAGCCCGACAGCGAGATGGAGGGCATAGCCCCAGTCTCGGGGGCTGTGCTCCAACAGCTGACAAGTCTAGCACAGGAGTTTGACGAGTTGGCTAACACTTGCCTTCTGTTGTTACATCTCGAGGTGAGAGTGcaatgttttcactatttgtTGGCGCAGACTCACCTGAATCGAGAGACCCATGAGCCCGACCCGAAGGTGTTGGAGTTGAGCCGAGTGCTGGCGAATGTGGACGAAGCGGTTACGTCCAGTTTGCATCCCAGGAAGTGTAAA taCATTTTCGAGGGCTTGGGTCACTTGATTGCGAAAATTTTGATCAGTTCGGCGCAGTATTTGCAGACGATTGACGAGGCGGGGATTCAGCGAATGTGTCGGAATATTTTCGCCCTTCAACAGACTCTCACCAATATTACAATGACGAGAGAGTTGGCGTTGGATCATGCGCGCCATTATTTCGAATTGTTTTTCTTGACACCGGAGGAAATTTTGAATGGGATTGTGGAAAAAGGTCCAGAATTTTCCGAATTGGAATATATGAATGCGTTCCAGTTGTTGAACAGGAGTCAAGCGGATCGGGAGCATGGATCTGTCACTGTTCATTTGGAGCGACTGTCGGATATCTTGGGCGAAGTTGGGATGACGGTCTAG